A genomic stretch from Arachis stenosperma cultivar V10309 chromosome 3, arast.V10309.gnm1.PFL2, whole genome shotgun sequence includes:
- the LOC130965645 gene encoding uncharacterized protein LOC130965645: MEGTANLVVYRDGEIIRNTHEGVRFVCQNPFSFVVPCTMTFMELQNGLRQSMENGTLMRVSTILYRNPVVVFGGLIQFDIMPITNEVTMHNMFQIHRQTQIRQPQIELYVEFETVEAEGIQNDLEVEDDRAAVYERMNSNSKDDFEATYEAGDEDEDGDVGVETAVDNVMVHPSISQPMNVPPFMRELDLDAMHAPEFPEYSNIGVADPEDGEFRIGMEYSSRKSVVAAIRSYTIARGVDYDVYESESQTFYAKCKLYGRGCDRLIRASSIRKKDHSKLDSDTVVEAIRPLVETDPSIKVKTIIAEVQSRFNYTISYRKAWLVKQKSIAKVFGDWEENYQALSWWLSVMDGNQNIVPIAFALVEGETTDAWHFFLRNLHIDSNFLRAFKVLHLQKLVVNIGYSRTVEEYNINYKRLEERGEAYARWCDAIGYWYSTRDIDGTI; the protein is encoded by the exons ATGGAGGGTACCGCAAACTTGGTAGTGTATCGCGACGGTGAGATAATACGTAATACTCATGAGGGAGTGAGATTTGTGTGCCAGAATCCGTTTTCATTTGTGGTTCCATGCACCATGACGTTTATGGAACTTCAGAATGGTCTCCGTCAAAGCATGGAGAACGGTACGTTAATGAGAGTGAGCACAATTCTATACCGGAATCCGGTTGTAGTTTTTGGTGGTCTAATACAGTTTGATATCATGCCAATCACTAACGAAGTGACTATGCATAATATGTTTCAAATTCACCGGCAGACTCAAATACGACAGCCACAGATTGAGCtgtatgttgagtttgaaaCTGTAGAGGCGGAAGGGATTCAAAATGACTTAGAGGTGGAGGATGATAGAGCTGCAGTGTACGAGAGAATGAATAGTAACAGCAAAGATGACTTCGAAGCCACTTATGAAGCCGGCGACGAAGACGAGGATGGTGATGTGGGAGTTGAGACAGCAGTTGATAATGTAATGGTTCACCCCTCAATCAGTCAACCGATGAACGTTCCACCTTTTATGCGTGAGTTGGATCTCGACGCCATGCATGCACCAGAGTTTCCAGAATATTCAAACATAG GCGTTGCTGATCCCGAGGACGGAGAGTTTCGGATTGGAATGGAATACAGTTCTAGAAAGTCGGTCGTGGCAGCAATTAGAAGTTACACTATCGCTAGAGGAGTTGACTACGACGTGTATGAGTCTGAGTCACAAACGTTCTATGCAAAATGCAAGTTGTATGGGCGTGGGTGCGACCGGCTTATCCGAGCTAGCTCGATACGGAAAAAG GATCATTCCAAGTTGGACTCGGACACAGTTGTTGAGGCTATAAGGCCATTGGTCGAGACTGACCCGTCCATAAAGGTGAAAACTATAATAGCCGAAGTCCAGTCAAGGTTCAACTATACCATCAGTTACCGAAAGGCTTGGTTGGTAAAGCAGAAGTCCATAGCAAAAGTTTTCGGTGATTGGGAGGAGAATTACCAAGCTTTGTCGTGGTGGCTCTCGGTTATG GATGGGAACCAGAACATTGTGCCTATCGCTTTTGCCTTGGTGGAAGGGGAGACAACTGATGCGTGGCACTTCTTTCTAAGGAATCT GCACATCGACAGCAACTTCCTACGAGCATTCAAAGTCCTTCACTTGCAAAAGCTTGTGGTCAATATTGGGTATTCAAGAACGGTGGAGGAGTATAACATCAACTATAAGAGGTTGGAAGAGCGAGGCGAGGCATATGCCAGGTGGTGCGATGCCATTGGGTATTGGTATTCGACGAGGGACATCGATGGGACCATATGA